The Mucilaginibacter terrae region TGCCAAAAAGCAGGCAAAAATTGAGCAGGCCCGCTGGCCTTACAACTGGGTAAAAGATGTTGATTACACGCCAGCTACCGAGCGCGCAACCGTTAAAGGCAAAATGAAGTTAGTAGACGCGCAGGCACCTTCACTCAAGTTTACCAACTTACTGGTAGGCTTAGCCCATCCTGACGAGCCTGAGCCGCCCCGCCGCCCAAGGCCCGAGCGCCCGCCTGTTGAAACCGCTGCACCCGTTACCGTAGCACCGGTAACGCCACCAGCACCTGCAGATACGCCTAAACTTTTGGCTAACGGGAAACGTGCTAATCGCGGCACGTATTTACCACCACGCCAAGCAGGAGCGCGTCCGGCATTTAACTTTCCGCCGCAGGCCATGAACTGGCAAAACGATGCAAAATATTACCAGTTTTGGGCAGAGGGTGCAGCCGATGGCTCATTCAGTATTACCAATGTACGCCCCGGTATTTACCAGTTGCATGCCATTGCCGATGGCGTTTTGGGTGCTTACGATGCCACCGCTACGGTAACCATAATGCCGAGCCAAAAACTGGATTTAGGCACCATTGAATGGAAACCCGTACGCTACGGCCAGCAAATATTTGAAATTGGCATACCCAACCGCTCGGCCAGTGAGTTTTTTAAGGGCGATGACCACTGGCACTGGGGCATGTATATTGAGTACGCTAAGTACTTCCCCAACGATGTGAACTTTACGGTAGGAAAATCAAACCCGGCTAAAGACTGGTATATATATCACGTGCCACACGACACTGATTTTAAACCTACCGGGCAAGACCAGGGCCGCGCCACACCGTGGACGATTAACTTTACCATGCCTGAAAATGCGCCAGCAAGCGGCAAAGCAACCTTGCGCTTTGGCATAGCAGGTTCGGGGGCACGCTCTTTGGGCATAGCCGTTAATGGCAAAGACCTTGGCCCTTTTACCGACATTGGCGGCGGCGGTGCCAACATGGTACGCGACGGCATTGAGGGCACCTGGGTTGAACGTAAATTTAACTTTGATGCCTCGTTACTTAAACCCGGACAAAACAGTATTGTGCTCACCGTACCCGCCGGCAATGTAACCAGCGGAATTT contains the following coding sequences:
- a CDS encoding polysaccharide lyase family protein — its product is MRNKYLFVLLAAGIVLSSFMVKPKPKAVLAPAAPNVTVTDDGPTYTLANGYITIKVNKRTGDLTSVKTPKTVTPNVELMGYKSGHHAGYWEQSPALAAREVTAITIDPAKVNGDRGEVSIKGYSDGKSILGANPTAAGQGGGLIADLEIRYTLERGAHGLYTYAIFTHQDTYPAGSVGESRFGAKLSGMVFDWLSIDEKRNAMMPTGKDWDEGDDLNMKEARRLTTGVHKGRAEHKYDYSARQSAIPAFGWSSTKEKVGFYLINPSFEYLSSGPRHYELTGHLDDGDGGDPTILDYWRGTHYGGSMLPFADKEPWTKVVGPIFIYVPTGNTPQALFEDAKKQAKIEQARWPYNWVKDVDYTPATERATVKGKMKLVDAQAPSLKFTNLLVGLAHPDEPEPPRRPRPERPPVETAAPVTVAPVTPPAPADTPKLLANGKRANRGTYLPPRQAGARPAFNFPPQAMNWQNDAKYYQFWAEGAADGSFSITNVRPGIYQLHAIADGVLGAYDATATVTIMPSQKLDLGTIEWKPVRYGQQIFEIGIPNRSASEFFKGDDHWHWGMYIEYAKYFPNDVNFTVGKSNPAKDWYIYHVPHDTDFKPTGQDQGRATPWTINFTMPENAPASGKATLRFGIAGSGARSLGIAVNGKDLGPFTDIGGGGANMVRDGIEGTWVERKFNFDASLLKPGQNSIVLTVPAGNVTSGICYDVIRLEVEK